In Cryptomeria japonica chromosome 10, Sugi_1.0, whole genome shotgun sequence, a genomic segment contains:
- the LOC131028759 gene encoding transcription factor MYB1 encodes MCRSPRCSKHSGINRGTWTAEEDLILRQYVSTHGAGEWMSLPSKAGLKRCGRSCRLRWLNYLRPDIKRGNISPDEDDLILRLHRLLGNRWSLIAGRLPGRTDNEIKNHWITHLGKKSLPRKQILAKPNTTSNLTPPHDDQILQYTPIRATPVRLSNHQDFNPTDVANNYSQLGSPSMQIIDNLSPSCIPNLVDSPFLPYMHCIEEKSASFLYSYELQSADSDLLWCPYYSFEDFTFEEFLATPGNNLEGQNLLHGQDKSFTVSDGQGMEGIYNCIQQHDCVNELQYF; translated from the exons ATGTGTAGGTCTCCTCGCTGTTCTAAACATTCTGGGATTAACCGTGGGACATGGACGGCGGAAGAAGACTTGATTTTGAGACAATATGTCTCTACTCATGGCGCTGGGGAATGGATGTCTCTACCCAGTAAAGCAG GTCTGAAGCGATGTGGAAGGAGTTGCAGATTGCGATGGTTGAATTATCTTCGTCCAGATATCAAGCGTGGAAACATTTCTCCCGATGAGGATGACCTCATTCTTCGATTGCACAGACTCCTAGGCAACAG GTGGTCTCTCATAGCTGGACGACTGCCTGGTAGAACGGACAATGAAATAAAGAACCACTGGATCACTCATCTAGGAAAGAAGAGCCTCCCACGCAAGCAGATTCTTGCCAAGCCCAACACAACATCAAATCTTACTCCTCCTCATGATGATCAAATCCTACAATATACTCCCATCAGGGCAACGCCGGTTAGGTTATCAAATCATCAAGATTTCAATCCCACTGACGTTGCCAATAATTATTCTCAATTGGGATCTCCATCCATGCAAATTATTGATAACCTTTCTCCATCATGCATACCCAATCTAGTGGACTCGCCTTTCCTACCTTATATGCATTGTATAGAGGAGAAATCCGCGAGTTTTTTGTATTCTTATGAACTGCAATCTGCCGACTCTGATCTCCTCTGGTGCCCTTACTATTCTTTTGAAGATTTCACTTTCGAGGAGTTCTTAGCAACGCCTGGTAATAACTTGGAAGGACAAAATTTGCTTCATGGACAAGATAAGAGCTTTACAGTCAGTGATGGGCAAGGAATGGAGGGAATATACAATTGTATTCAGCAGCATGATTGTGTGAATGAATTACAGTACTTCTAG